A genomic region of Helicoverpa zea isolate HzStark_Cry1AcR chromosome 8, ilHelZeax1.1, whole genome shotgun sequence contains the following coding sequences:
- the LOC124632263 gene encoding histidine--tRNA ligase, cytoplasmic isoform X2 produces MSFKVLRFLKNHSIVMRLHNSVLSTNFTKCIATSSQCKIQEEVAKLLALKAQLAPEDAAPQKFTLKTPKGTRDYNPQQMSIRNGVLEKIISVFKRHGAECIDTPVFELKEVLTGKYGEDSKLIYDLKDQGGEILSLRYDLTVPLARYLAMNKINTLKRYHIAKVYRRDNPAMTRGRYREFYQCDFDIAGQYDPMVPDAECLKVVTEILDALQIGTYVLKVNHRRLLDGMFEACGVPADKFRTTCSTVDKLDKSPWEEVRTEMINEKGISPDAADRIGEYVRLNGSVELADKLLQDEKLSKTKAAVEGLQGIKLLLEYCELFGIKDKILFDLSLARGLDYYTGVIYEAVLTQPIKIGNEEQTVGSIAGGGRYDNLVGMFDSKNKQVACVGVSIGVERIFSVLEARLAAGDISVRTSDVDVYVASAQKNFLEERMKICAELWNAGIKTEQSYKKNPKMLTQLQHCEENGIPIAVVLGESELKRGVVKVRNITTRQEDEVPRDKLVEDLKTRIAALNVNEINGSA; encoded by the exons ATGTCTTTCAAAGTGTTAAGGTTCTTAAAGAACCACTCAATTGTGATGCGATTACACAATTCAGTACTGAGCACGAATTTCACAAAATGTATTGCAACATCATCTCAGTGCAAG attCAAGAGGAAGTAGCAAAGTTATTGGCATTGAAGGCTCAGCTGGCTCCCGAAGATGCTGCTCCTCAGAAGTTTACCCTCAAAACACCTAAGGGTACAAGGGATTACAACCCACAACAAATGAGCATAAGAAATGGAGTACTAGAAAAGATTATTTCAGTATTCAAAAGACACGGCGCTGAGTGTATTGATACACCTGTGTTTGAATTgaag gaagTATTGACTGGCAAATATGGAGAGGACTCCAAACTTATCTATGACTTAAAAGACCAAGGAGGTGAGATTCTGTCTCTCAGATATGACTTGACAGTCCCACTGGCGCGGTACTTAGCGATGAACAAGATTAACACATTGAAGAGGTACCACATTGCTAAGGTGTATCGGCGCGATAACCCTGCGATGACCAGAGGCAGATATAGGGAGTTCTATCAATGT gaTTTCGACATTGCTGGTCAGTATGACCCTATGGTGCCCGATGCAGAATGTCTGAAGGTAGTGACAGAGATACTTGATGCTCTTCAGATCGGCACGTATGTATTGAAGGTGAATCATAGGCGACTGCTCGACGGCATGTTTGAAGCTTGCGGCGTTCCCGCCGATAAGTTCAGAACTACATGTTCCACGGTTGATAAATTAGACAAG TCGCCATGGGAGGAAGTAAGAACGGAAATGATAAATGAGAAGGGCATATCACCCGACGCAGCAGACAGGATAGGAGAATACGTTCGTTTGAACGGCAGCGTAGAGCTTGCCGACAAGCTACTGCAAGACGAGAAACTGTCCAAAACTAAAGCAGCAGTGGAAGGCTTACAAGGAATTAAACTGCTGTTGGAATATTGTGAATTGTTTGGTATAAAGGATAAGATATTGTTTGATCTCAGTCTTGCCAGAGGATTGGATTATTATACTGGTGTTATTTATGAAGCCGTGTTGACGC AACCAATTAAAATTGGCAATGAGGAGCAAACTGTCGGGTCGATCGCGGGAGGAGGGAGATACGATAATCTCGTTGGAATGTTCGACTCGAAGAATAAACAG GTGGCGTGCGTAGGAGTAAGTATCGGCGTGGAGCGCATATTCTCCGTGTTAGAGGCGAGGCTAGCGGCCGGCGACATCAGCGTGCGCACGAGCGACGTGGACGTGTACGTCGCGTCCGCGCAGAAGAACTTCCTCGAGGAGCGCATGAAGATCTGCGCCGAGCTGTGGAATGCTGGGATTAAG ACTGAGCAATCTTACAAGAAGAACCCTAAAATGCTGACCCAGCTACAGCATTGCGAAGAGAACGGAATTCCCATAGCCGTTGTGTTAGGCGAGTCGGAACTCAAA
- the LOC124632263 gene encoding histidine--tRNA ligase, cytoplasmic isoform X1 — MADNQETIVLKIKEQGDLVRKLKAAKESSEKAKKNNSSPYDLPEIDKHLCQYSYICGYNPSYCDIELKNDLGNNIDFNKYKHIKRWWYHMRSFSDSEVSLLPKLNPPKVLQREKDGSTLDQQIQEEVAKLLALKAQLAPEDAAPQKFTLKTPKGTRDYNPQQMSIRNGVLEKIISVFKRHGAECIDTPVFELKEVLTGKYGEDSKLIYDLKDQGGEILSLRYDLTVPLARYLAMNKINTLKRYHIAKVYRRDNPAMTRGRYREFYQCDFDIAGQYDPMVPDAECLKVVTEILDALQIGTYVLKVNHRRLLDGMFEACGVPADKFRTTCSTVDKLDKSPWEEVRTEMINEKGISPDAADRIGEYVRLNGSVELADKLLQDEKLSKTKAAVEGLQGIKLLLEYCELFGIKDKILFDLSLARGLDYYTGVIYEAVLTQPIKIGNEEQTVGSIAGGGRYDNLVGMFDSKNKQVACVGVSIGVERIFSVLEARLAAGDISVRTSDVDVYVASAQKNFLEERMKICAELWNAGIKTEQSYKKNPKMLTQLQHCEENGIPIAVVLGESELKRGVVKVRNITTRQEDEVPRDKLVEDLKTRIAALNVNEINGSA, encoded by the exons ATGGCAGATAACCAAGAAactatagttttaaaaataaaagaacaaggCGATCTCGTAAGGAAATTAAAAGCTGCAAAAGAATCAAGTGAAAAG GCTAAGAAGAATAATAGTTCACCCTACGACTTACCAGAGATTGATAAACACTTATGTCAGTACAGTTATATTTGTGGCTATAACCCCAGTTATTGTGACATAGAACTGAAGAATGACTTAGGAAATAATATAGATTTTAACAAATACAAACACATCAAGAGGTGGTGGTACCATATGCGGAGTTTCAGTGACTCTGAAGTATCGTTGTTGCCTAAATTGAATCCTCCCAAAGTGTTACAAAGAGAGAAAGATGGCTCAACACTTGATCAGCAG attCAAGAGGAAGTAGCAAAGTTATTGGCATTGAAGGCTCAGCTGGCTCCCGAAGATGCTGCTCCTCAGAAGTTTACCCTCAAAACACCTAAGGGTACAAGGGATTACAACCCACAACAAATGAGCATAAGAAATGGAGTACTAGAAAAGATTATTTCAGTATTCAAAAGACACGGCGCTGAGTGTATTGATACACCTGTGTTTGAATTgaag gaagTATTGACTGGCAAATATGGAGAGGACTCCAAACTTATCTATGACTTAAAAGACCAAGGAGGTGAGATTCTGTCTCTCAGATATGACTTGACAGTCCCACTGGCGCGGTACTTAGCGATGAACAAGATTAACACATTGAAGAGGTACCACATTGCTAAGGTGTATCGGCGCGATAACCCTGCGATGACCAGAGGCAGATATAGGGAGTTCTATCAATGT gaTTTCGACATTGCTGGTCAGTATGACCCTATGGTGCCCGATGCAGAATGTCTGAAGGTAGTGACAGAGATACTTGATGCTCTTCAGATCGGCACGTATGTATTGAAGGTGAATCATAGGCGACTGCTCGACGGCATGTTTGAAGCTTGCGGCGTTCCCGCCGATAAGTTCAGAACTACATGTTCCACGGTTGATAAATTAGACAAG TCGCCATGGGAGGAAGTAAGAACGGAAATGATAAATGAGAAGGGCATATCACCCGACGCAGCAGACAGGATAGGAGAATACGTTCGTTTGAACGGCAGCGTAGAGCTTGCCGACAAGCTACTGCAAGACGAGAAACTGTCCAAAACTAAAGCAGCAGTGGAAGGCTTACAAGGAATTAAACTGCTGTTGGAATATTGTGAATTGTTTGGTATAAAGGATAAGATATTGTTTGATCTCAGTCTTGCCAGAGGATTGGATTATTATACTGGTGTTATTTATGAAGCCGTGTTGACGC AACCAATTAAAATTGGCAATGAGGAGCAAACTGTCGGGTCGATCGCGGGAGGAGGGAGATACGATAATCTCGTTGGAATGTTCGACTCGAAGAATAAACAG GTGGCGTGCGTAGGAGTAAGTATCGGCGTGGAGCGCATATTCTCCGTGTTAGAGGCGAGGCTAGCGGCCGGCGACATCAGCGTGCGCACGAGCGACGTGGACGTGTACGTCGCGTCCGCGCAGAAGAACTTCCTCGAGGAGCGCATGAAGATCTGCGCCGAGCTGTGGAATGCTGGGATTAAG ACTGAGCAATCTTACAAGAAGAACCCTAAAATGCTGACCCAGCTACAGCATTGCGAAGAGAACGGAATTCCCATAGCCGTTGTGTTAGGCGAGTCGGAACTCAAA
- the LOC124632263 gene encoding histidine--tRNA ligase, cytoplasmic isoform X3, with product MADNQETIVLKIKEQGDLVRKLKAAKESSEKIQEEVAKLLALKAQLAPEDAAPQKFTLKTPKGTRDYNPQQMSIRNGVLEKIISVFKRHGAECIDTPVFELKEVLTGKYGEDSKLIYDLKDQGGEILSLRYDLTVPLARYLAMNKINTLKRYHIAKVYRRDNPAMTRGRYREFYQCDFDIAGQYDPMVPDAECLKVVTEILDALQIGTYVLKVNHRRLLDGMFEACGVPADKFRTTCSTVDKLDKSPWEEVRTEMINEKGISPDAADRIGEYVRLNGSVELADKLLQDEKLSKTKAAVEGLQGIKLLLEYCELFGIKDKILFDLSLARGLDYYTGVIYEAVLTQPIKIGNEEQTVGSIAGGGRYDNLVGMFDSKNKQVACVGVSIGVERIFSVLEARLAAGDISVRTSDVDVYVASAQKNFLEERMKICAELWNAGIKTEQSYKKNPKMLTQLQHCEENGIPIAVVLGESELKRGVVKVRNITTRQEDEVPRDKLVEDLKTRIAALNVNEINGSA from the exons ATGGCAGATAACCAAGAAactatagttttaaaaataaaagaacaaggCGATCTCGTAAGGAAATTAAAAGCTGCAAAAGAATCAAGTGAAAAG attCAAGAGGAAGTAGCAAAGTTATTGGCATTGAAGGCTCAGCTGGCTCCCGAAGATGCTGCTCCTCAGAAGTTTACCCTCAAAACACCTAAGGGTACAAGGGATTACAACCCACAACAAATGAGCATAAGAAATGGAGTACTAGAAAAGATTATTTCAGTATTCAAAAGACACGGCGCTGAGTGTATTGATACACCTGTGTTTGAATTgaag gaagTATTGACTGGCAAATATGGAGAGGACTCCAAACTTATCTATGACTTAAAAGACCAAGGAGGTGAGATTCTGTCTCTCAGATATGACTTGACAGTCCCACTGGCGCGGTACTTAGCGATGAACAAGATTAACACATTGAAGAGGTACCACATTGCTAAGGTGTATCGGCGCGATAACCCTGCGATGACCAGAGGCAGATATAGGGAGTTCTATCAATGT gaTTTCGACATTGCTGGTCAGTATGACCCTATGGTGCCCGATGCAGAATGTCTGAAGGTAGTGACAGAGATACTTGATGCTCTTCAGATCGGCACGTATGTATTGAAGGTGAATCATAGGCGACTGCTCGACGGCATGTTTGAAGCTTGCGGCGTTCCCGCCGATAAGTTCAGAACTACATGTTCCACGGTTGATAAATTAGACAAG TCGCCATGGGAGGAAGTAAGAACGGAAATGATAAATGAGAAGGGCATATCACCCGACGCAGCAGACAGGATAGGAGAATACGTTCGTTTGAACGGCAGCGTAGAGCTTGCCGACAAGCTACTGCAAGACGAGAAACTGTCCAAAACTAAAGCAGCAGTGGAAGGCTTACAAGGAATTAAACTGCTGTTGGAATATTGTGAATTGTTTGGTATAAAGGATAAGATATTGTTTGATCTCAGTCTTGCCAGAGGATTGGATTATTATACTGGTGTTATTTATGAAGCCGTGTTGACGC AACCAATTAAAATTGGCAATGAGGAGCAAACTGTCGGGTCGATCGCGGGAGGAGGGAGATACGATAATCTCGTTGGAATGTTCGACTCGAAGAATAAACAG GTGGCGTGCGTAGGAGTAAGTATCGGCGTGGAGCGCATATTCTCCGTGTTAGAGGCGAGGCTAGCGGCCGGCGACATCAGCGTGCGCACGAGCGACGTGGACGTGTACGTCGCGTCCGCGCAGAAGAACTTCCTCGAGGAGCGCATGAAGATCTGCGCCGAGCTGTGGAATGCTGGGATTAAG ACTGAGCAATCTTACAAGAAGAACCCTAAAATGCTGACCCAGCTACAGCATTGCGAAGAGAACGGAATTCCCATAGCCGTTGTGTTAGGCGAGTCGGAACTCAAA